In the Helianthus annuus cultivar XRQ/B chromosome 11, HanXRQr2.0-SUNRISE, whole genome shotgun sequence genome, one interval contains:
- the LOC110869560 gene encoding protein FAR1-RELATED SEQUENCE 5-like, with amino-acid sequence MSLTPKNTYRISHVFEEHNHSVVDEEDYHLLASARKLTFTEEQLLSDFSEMNIGPVRAFNLMRKIRGGFDKVGVTSTDCKNFKRDINLFIGEFDVDMAVQRLMKKKLYLPNFSCEFYCDEKGALAGLFWADEEMKLNYEVFGDVMSFDATFRTNRYDLVFVPFIGIDNHHHNVTFAGSLLASETAESYKWFLQSFLKAFGVAPKVVVTDQDAAMKIAIRDVFPDTRHRLCMWHIMIKVSEKVGTELSQDEVFKEDICDVVWTDALEPAQFETQWCDLMTKYNLTSNSWLSDMYNLRSDWIPAYYRHEHMSGLMRTTSRSESENHFFGQLTNTKLSLVEFLSHFDTAMESQRFKRSKRDHDTRYTQPRMKTNYELELEAAKIYTRGIFFDVQEEIRLACKNCMCRREEEVGDSIKFYILQVNLPGLHEVLFTPKDMVIKCSCNRYEQYGLLCRHAFCVLRLCGIKEFPKKYVMRRWTRDVVPKKTKVSSFDQNVAGNQVERASSIVREIMTATEHIVNRLVTNIDLLSLYRDQVIESKLKVDSADLPAESLDKNARLANILHADQPCSSSSATILPPSGIRNKGCGSNKRLKSFREVSSSRISKKTKTRGCLICGGHGHNSRTCKMKTTVADSQKSS; translated from the exons GTTGACATTCACTGAAGAGcaactgctttctgatttttcTGAGATGAATATTGGTCCAGTTAGGGCATTCAACCTTATGAGAAAGATTCGTGGTGGATTTGATAAGGTTGGAGTGACGTCTACTGATTGTAAAAATTTTAAAAGAGATATTAATTTGTTCATTGGAGAGTTTGATGTGGATATGGCTGTCCAACGTCTTATGAAGAAGAAGCTGTATTTGCCGAATTTTTCTTGTGAATTTTATTGTGATGAAAAAGGTGCTCTTGCTGGATTATTTTGGGCTGATGAAGAAATGAAACTGAATTATGAGGTCTTTGGGGATGTTATGTCTTTTGATGCTACGTTCCGTACAAACAG GTATGACTTGGTATTTGTTCCGTTCATTGGAATCGATAATCATCATCACAATGTCACGTTTGCTGGTTCTTTGTTAGCATCTGAAACTGCTGAATCATATAAATGGTTTCTTCAAAGTTTTTTGAAGGCTTTTGGTGTTGCACCTAAGGTGGTTGTGACTGATCAGGACGCTGCAATGAAAATTGCCATCCGAGATGTTTTCCCAGATACCAGACATCGTTTGTGTATGTGGCATATAATGATCAAAGTTTCTGAAAAG gtTGGTACTGAGCTATCACAAGATGAGGTTTTTAAAGAAGATATATGTGATGTTGTATGGACTGATGCTCTTGAACCAGCACAGTTTGAGACACAATGGTGTGATTTAATGACTAAGTACAACCTTACTAGTAACAGCTGGCTGTCTGATATGTACAACCTCAGATCAGATTGGATTCCTGCATACTATCGTCATGAACATATGTCCGGTCTTATGCGTACAACATCTAGGTCTGAGAGTGAAAATCATTTTTTTGGTCAATTAACCAACACAAAATTGTCATTAGTTGAGTTTTTGAGCCATTTTGATACTGCAATGGAATCTCAGAGGTTTAAGCGCAGCAAACGTGATCATGATACCAGATACACACAACCTCGCATGAAAACCAATTATGAATTGGAACTGGAAGCTGCAAAGATTTATACTCGGGGGATATTTTTTGATGTTCAAGAAGAAATTCGACTTGCTTGCAAGAATTGTATGTGCAGGCGTGAAGAAGAAGTTGGTGATTCAATTAAGTTTTATATTCTACAGGTCAATCTTCCTGGCCTTCATGAG GTTCTTTTTACTCCTAAGGATATGGTAATTAAATGCAGCTGCAACCGATATGAGCAGTATGGTTTGCTATGTAGGCATGCCTTTTGTGTTCTTCGTCTTTGTGGTATAAAGGAGTTccctaaaaaatatgttatgaGGCGTTGGACAAGAGATGTTGTTCCAAAAAAGACAAAAGTTTCGAGTTTTGATCAAAATGTTGCTGGTAATCAAGTTGAACGTGCTTCCAGCATTGTGCGTGAGATAATGACTGCAACTGAACATATTGTTAACCGTCTTGTTACAAATATTGACCTGTTATCGTTGTATAGAGACCAAGTGATCGAGTCGAAGTTGAAGGTTGATTCTGCTGACCTTCCTGCAGAATCACTTGACAAGAATGCAAGATTAGCTAATATTCTTCATGCTGATCAGCCATGTTCATCGTCTTCTGCTACCATTCTTCCACCTAGTGGTATTAGAAACAAGGGGTGTGGTTCAAACAAACGCTTAAAGTcttttcgtgaggtatcatcttCAAGAATATCAAAGAAAACTAAAACTAGAGGTTGTTTGATATGTGGAGGTCATGGACATAATAGTCGGACTTGTAAGATGAAGACTACTGTTGCTGATTCCCAGAAGAGCAGTTAG
- the LOC110872080 gene encoding uncharacterized protein LOC110872080 gives MANLRPFFTNFISLFFFILLHLGCFIIFPSSHHHRHRPKPPSCAPFLRVSPTKLKRHKTISSSWSFIKRIFSSNPTSQIIDNNSKFVHIPTPDNINRSISTTRPRSLTESDYIPIRHEIHPCLNCGEIFQSSGLLEQHQSIKHVVCELFDDDPGKNVVRMIFESGWVGLKTPTIHRVLKIHSSPKILTRFEEYRESVKLKAARQGGQRRRDERCIADGNELLRFHCTTFLCELGNNGSSSICTHQYCNACGIIGSGFSPKLDGISTLPNSRRAHVAIPEDMEDEFRFMNVKRAMLVCRVIAGRVGCHPMISDKDDPGYDSLVGKEPGAVETKLDDEDELIVFNPRAVLPCFVIVYTV, from the exons ATGGCCAATTTACGTCCCTTTTTCACAAACTTCATCTCCCTTTTCTTCTTCATCCTCCTCCACCTCGGTTGCTTCATCATCTTCCCCTCCTCCCACCACCACCGACACCGCCCAAAACCCCCCTCATGCGCCCCTTTCCTCCGCGTCTCCCCGACCAAACTCAAACGCCATAAAACCATCTCCTCCTCTTGGTCATTCATCAAACGAATCTTCTCATCAAACCCCACATCTCAAATTATTGATAACAACTCAAAGTTTGTCCATATACCCACACCCGACAATATAAACCGGTCTATATCCACCACCCGACCCAGATCACTCACAGAATCTGATTACATCCCTATACGTCATGAAATCCACCCATGTTTGAACTGTGGTGAGATTTTCCAGTCATCCGGTTTGCTTGAACAACATCAATCGATCAAACACGTGGTTTGTGAGCTGTTTGATGATGACCCGGGTAAGAACGTAGTTCGGATGATATTCGAGTCAGGTTGGGTCGGGTTGAAAACGCCCACGATCCATCGGGTCTTGAAGATCCATAGCTCCCCCAAGATTCTCACCCGGTTTGAAGAATATAGGGAGAGCGTGAAGTTGAAGGCGGCACGACAG gGTGGACAACGGAGGCGGGACGAACGGTGCATCGCTGACGGCAACGAGCTGCTACGGTTCCACTGCACCACTTTCCTGTGTGAGTTAGGGAATAACGGTAGCTCAAGCATATGCACCCACCAATATTGTAACGCATGTGGAATAATCGGATCTGGGTTTTCACCCAAATTGGATGGGATATCCACATTACCAAATAGCCGAAGGGCACACGTGGCAATCCCTGAGGACATGGAGGATGAGTTCCGGTTCATGAACGTGAAACGGGCAATGCTTGTTTGTCGGGTCATTGCTGGTCGGGTCGGGTGTCACCCGATGATAAGTGATAAAGATGACCCGGGTTATGATTCGTTGGTTGGGAAGGAACCGGGTGCGGTTGAGACCAAGTTGGACGATGAAGACGAGTTGATCGTTTTTAATCCGAGGGCTGTGCTTCCTTGTTTTGTGATTGTGTATACCGTATGA